The Aspergillus chevalieri M1 DNA, chromosome 5, nearly complete sequence genome includes a region encoding these proteins:
- a CDS encoding arsenate reductase ArsC (COG:T;~EggNog:ENOG410PWY4;~InterPro:IPR023485,IPR036196;~PFAM:PF01451): MADKPGILFVCVHNAGRSQMAAGYLTHLAGDAIEVRSAGSVPADSVNPIVVEAMREEGIDLTNQKPKILNADAVQASDVVITMGCGDTCPFFPGKRYIDWQLDDPAGQGLDAVRLIRNQIRCRVERLITELQLFS, translated from the coding sequence ATGGCTGACAAGCCCGGCATCTTGTTTGTTTGCGTCCACAACGCCGGTCGCTCCCAAATGGCCGCGGGCTACCTTACTCACCTTGCTGGCGACGCTATTGAAGTCCGCTCCGCCGGCTCAGTCCCAGCCGACTCTGTCAATCCTATCGTCGTCGAAGCTATGCGCGAAGAAGGTATCGACCTTACCAATCAGAAACCTAAGATCCTCAATGCCGACGCTGTCCAAGCTAGCGATGTTGTAATCACCATGGGGTGTGGGGACACCTGTCCCTTCTTCCCCGGCAAGCGCTACATCGACTGGCAACTTGACGACCCTGCCGGGCAAGGCCTTGATGCTGTCCGTCTAATTCGCAACCAAATCCGTTGTCGCGTTGAGAGACTTATTACTGAACTCCAGCTGTTTAGTTGA